In a single window of the Streptomyces sp. HUAS ZL42 genome:
- a CDS encoding sugar ABC transporter substrate-binding protein, producing MTLPLAACGGDQEAGADSFTVGLLFPNRVTPRWEHSDKPLIEKRLKELCPRCTVAYANADNDVARQRQQMIAMITKGVRVLILCPADSKALRSSIQEAHQAGVPVVDYDRLTEGPISGYVTFDGAQVGRLQGEALLKAMGDKANRESVVMMNGDPISANAAWFRRGALSVLTGKVKISRSYDTRGWSTDNAHANMSAAIAALGPDRIDGVLAANDDIAAGVISALKSAGFRKLPPVTGQDADLDAVRRIVEGEQYMTVYKPFRTQADAAAAMAVALGRGEDLGDVATTTTDSPTTEHIPSVLLTPRAVTVDNIAQTLVKDGVYTVDQICTPKLRSACAKAGLVG from the coding sequence ATGACGCTGCCCCTCGCCGCCTGCGGAGGAGACCAGGAGGCGGGCGCGGACAGCTTCACCGTCGGTCTGCTGTTCCCGAACCGAGTGACCCCCCGCTGGGAGCATTCCGACAAGCCGCTGATCGAGAAACGGCTGAAGGAGCTCTGTCCCCGCTGCACCGTCGCGTACGCCAACGCGGACAACGACGTGGCGAGGCAGCGGCAACAGATGATCGCCATGATCACCAAGGGGGTCAGAGTCCTGATCCTCTGCCCCGCCGACAGCAAGGCGCTGCGCTCCTCGATCCAGGAGGCCCATCAAGCGGGTGTCCCGGTCGTCGATTACGACCGGCTCACCGAAGGCCCGATCTCGGGCTATGTCACGTTCGACGGCGCGCAGGTCGGCAGGCTCCAGGGTGAGGCGCTCCTGAAGGCCATGGGCGACAAGGCGAACCGCGAGAGCGTTGTCATGATGAACGGTGATCCGATCAGCGCCAACGCGGCGTGGTTCAGGAGAGGCGCGCTGTCCGTCCTGACAGGCAAGGTGAAGATCAGCAGGTCGTACGACACCCGGGGCTGGAGTACGGACAACGCCCACGCCAACATGTCCGCTGCCATCGCGGCCCTTGGCCCGGACCGGATCGACGGCGTCCTGGCGGCCAACGACGACATTGCCGCAGGCGTCATCTCCGCCCTCAAGAGCGCCGGATTCAGGAAGCTCCCTCCCGTCACCGGCCAGGACGCCGACCTCGACGCCGTCCGGCGGATCGTCGAGGGTGAGCAGTACATGACGGTGTACAAACCGTTCAGGACGCAGGCCGACGCGGCGGCTGCGATGGCCGTGGCCCTCGGGCGCGGCGAGGACCTCGGTGACGTGGCCACGACGACGACCGACAGCCCGACCACCGAGCACATTCCGTCGGTCCTGCTCACTCCGCGCGCGGTGACGGTCGACAACATCGCGCAGACGCTCGTCAAGGACGGCGTGTACACCGTCGACCAGATCTGCACGCCGAAACTCCGGTCCGCCTGTGCCAAGGCCGGTCTCGTGGGTTGA
- a CDS encoding nitrous oxide reductase family maturation protein NosD, whose product MKKCHIAYLACAAAVAGTGLGAAAPAAAHTIHMVRPGESIQKAVDAAAPGDTVLVSSGTYHESVRVTTSGLTLRGMGRNTVIRPGTDPNANACAKEGNGICVIGAKNRNLEGVTVASLTVTGFRGSGVFSMATDGLTVRNVTAEKNGVWGIAQELSVRGVFRGNTARNNGDAGIFVANAIKVEEGAAGTMGTVVRGNRLEGNRIGVTVRRLRNLTVSSNDVTGNCAGVFLVGDENKPKGGDLTVRDNRVVQNNKFCPKTARLPFLQGSGIVLTGVEDTLVTRNVIADNAGASPLSGGVVLFKSMVGAANERNRISGNLLRGNAPADLVNGDTTVQSNTFAGNYCAASKPAGLC is encoded by the coding sequence ATGAAGAAATGCCATATCGCGTACCTGGCGTGCGCCGCAGCCGTCGCCGGGACCGGGCTCGGTGCCGCTGCGCCGGCAGCCGCCCACACGATCCACATGGTCCGTCCGGGGGAATCCATCCAGAAGGCGGTGGACGCCGCCGCACCGGGCGACACCGTCCTCGTGTCATCCGGCACGTACCACGAGAGCGTCAGGGTGACCACGTCCGGCCTGACCCTGCGCGGCATGGGCCGCAACACGGTGATCCGGCCGGGCACCGATCCGAACGCCAACGCCTGTGCCAAGGAAGGCAACGGCATCTGCGTGATCGGTGCGAAGAACCGCAACCTCGAGGGCGTCACCGTCGCCTCCCTGACCGTGACCGGCTTCCGCGGAAGCGGCGTGTTCAGCATGGCGACGGACGGTCTGACCGTGCGCAACGTGACGGCGGAGAAGAACGGGGTGTGGGGCATCGCCCAGGAGTTGTCGGTCCGGGGCGTGTTCCGGGGCAACACCGCCCGGAACAACGGCGACGCGGGCATCTTCGTCGCCAACGCGATCAAGGTGGAGGAGGGCGCCGCGGGCACCATGGGAACCGTGGTCCGAGGCAACCGGCTGGAGGGCAACCGGATCGGCGTCACCGTCCGGCGCCTGCGGAATCTCACCGTCTCGAGCAACGACGTGACCGGCAACTGCGCGGGCGTGTTCCTCGTCGGCGACGAGAACAAGCCGAAGGGCGGCGACCTGACCGTCCGTGACAACCGCGTCGTGCAGAACAACAAGTTCTGTCCCAAGACCGCGCGGCTGCCCTTCCTGCAGGGTTCCGGCATCGTCCTGACCGGCGTCGAGGACACCCTGGTGACGCGGAACGTGATCGCGGACAACGCGGGCGCCTCCCCGCTGTCGGGCGGGGTCGTCCTGTTCAAGAGCATGGTGGGTGCCGCCAATGAGCGGAACCGGATCAGCGGCAACCTGCTGCGGGGCAACGCCCCGGCCGACCTCGTCAACGGGGACACCACCGTCCAGAGCAACACCTTCGCAGGCAACTACTGCGCGGCGTCCAAGCCCGCGGGACTGTGCTGA
- a CDS encoding TcmI family type II polyketide cyclase, producing MHQALIVARMAPGSAPDIAKLFEESDRGELPHLVGVARRSLFQFGDVYLHLIESEHDPGPAIAKVTGHPEFKAISERLSAHVSAYDPATWRSPKDAMAHCFYRWERDAAD from the coding sequence ATGCACCAAGCCCTGATCGTCGCCCGTATGGCACCGGGCTCGGCCCCGGACATCGCCAAGCTCTTCGAGGAGTCCGACCGTGGAGAGCTCCCGCACCTGGTGGGGGTCGCCCGGCGCAGTCTCTTCCAGTTCGGTGACGTGTATCTGCACCTCATCGAGTCCGAACACGACCCCGGACCCGCCATCGCCAAGGTGACCGGGCACCCCGAGTTCAAGGCCATCAGCGAGCGGCTGTCGGCGCACGTCAGTGCGTACGACCCCGCGACCTGGCGTTCGCCGAAGGACGCGATGGCGCACTGTTTCTACCGCTGGGAGCGGGACGCCGCCGACTGA
- a CDS encoding methyltransferase codes for MTTAQTAPPPSMRLRELVFGAACAAALRAAARLGVADALGDSPMTVEDLAAAVKTEPRPLRRLLRALSCYGVFAERQDGTFAHTDMSRLLREDDPQSLRYISLWCTEPWTWDAWPRLDEAVRTGRNVVQNLYGKEFFVYLNEDAPESAEVFNRAMTKSSEQSAREVAALLDLSGSTSVADIAGGQGHVVASLLDKYPSMQGTLLDLPRVVENAVPRLREGGDLAHRARIVPGDVRVAVPVKADVYIIKNILEWDDESTARTLRNVIEAGGPGARVVVIENLVDDTPSMRFSTAMDLLLLLNVGGAKHTTESMVSRLTDAGLVIDDVRPVNPYLHAFDCTVPE; via the coding sequence ATGACGACCGCACAGACCGCCCCACCGCCGTCCATGCGGCTGAGGGAGCTCGTGTTCGGGGCGGCGTGTGCCGCCGCCCTTCGCGCGGCCGCCCGGCTGGGGGTCGCCGACGCTCTCGGCGACAGCCCCATGACCGTGGAGGACCTCGCGGCCGCGGTGAAGACCGAACCCCGCCCGCTGCGAAGGCTGCTGAGGGCCCTGTCCTGCTACGGCGTCTTCGCCGAGCGGCAGGACGGGACCTTCGCGCACACCGACATGTCCCGGCTGCTGCGCGAGGACGACCCGCAGAGTCTGCGGTACATCTCGCTGTGGTGCACCGAGCCGTGGACGTGGGACGCGTGGCCGAGGCTGGACGAGGCGGTGCGCACCGGCCGGAACGTCGTCCAGAACCTGTACGGCAAGGAGTTCTTCGTCTACCTCAACGAGGACGCCCCCGAGTCGGCCGAAGTCTTCAACCGCGCCATGACGAAGTCCAGCGAGCAGTCGGCGCGAGAAGTCGCCGCGCTCCTCGACCTGTCGGGAAGCACGTCGGTCGCGGACATCGCCGGCGGCCAGGGACACGTGGTGGCGAGCCTGCTCGACAAGTACCCCTCGATGCAGGGCACCCTGCTCGATCTGCCGCGCGTGGTCGAGAACGCCGTGCCCCGGCTGCGCGAGGGAGGCGACCTCGCGCACCGCGCCCGCATCGTGCCCGGTGACGTCCGTGTGGCCGTCCCGGTGAAGGCCGACGTCTACATCATCAAGAACATCCTGGAATGGGACGACGAGAGCACCGCACGGACCCTGCGCAACGTCATCGAGGCGGGCGGACCCGGGGCGCGGGTCGTGGTCATCGAGAACCTCGTCGACGACACGCCCTCGATGCGGTTCAGCACCGCCATGGACCTGCTGCTGCTCCTCAACGTCGGCGGGGCGAAGCACACCACCGAGAGCATGGTCAGCCGGCTGACCGACGCGGGCCTGGTCATCGACGACGTCCGCCCGGTCAACCCGTACCTGCACGCCTTCGACTGCACCGTGCCCGAGTGA